The following is a genomic window from Arthrobacter sp. NicSoilB4.
TTGCTTTCCAGGGCGGCGTCATAGTCGGATCGCAAGTGATCGAAGCTGGCACCGGCCGAGGCGGGCAGGGCCCGGACCACGATCGCGAACCCGCTGCCGTATTTCTGCAACGACAAGGCGCCGACTTCTCTCAGTCTCCTCTTAACGAGGTTCCTGACAACAGCGTTCCCGACACTCTTGGAAACGATGAATCCGATCCGGCTTGGTTCATCGGCAGCGAGAGCTGCCGTATATAACACTACGTTCCGGCGTCCATTGCGGACACCGGAACGTACAGTTGTTGAAAAATCGGTTGATGTCCTCAGACGGTTACGGGTGGCCAGCACCTTTAAACTCGCACAGGGATGTGGACCGACGAGTCAGTTATTTAAGCCGACAGCTCGGTGCGGCCCTTGCCACGACGGGCTGCCAGGATGGCACGGCCGGCACGGGTACGCATACGAAGGCGGAAGCCGTGCTTCTTGGCTCGACGGCGGTTATTCGGCTGAAAAGTCCGCTTGCTCACGTTAGTTACTCCAGTGGGATCAAAGGTGCGCCCACCCGATCAAGGGGAAGAACTGGTCGACGCTAAGTTTTGTATGTGCCGCTTCCCTCGACTCGCAAGACGCGGGGCGTCGGGAGAGATTCAAATGAGGCGAAAAGCGTACACATGGGACTTCACAACGTTAGGGCTTGCCGCCCTCCTGAGTCAAACCGGGGGTCGGTCCGCCGGCTTTCCCCAGCTGTGGCTAACTGCCGCCGCAGCCTGTGGATGAAGTGGGTCACCCGCCCCGATTCGGAACTACAACGGTGTGATTATCCACAGGACAGATCCCAGCTATCTTCTGGACTTTTCATCCCCTAGAGTGTCCCAGTAGCCGATTATCCACGGACTGTGCATAACCCTGTGGATTAAGCCGGGGCCAGCACACTGGTTCAGGACTTGTGGCTGCACGTAATGCAGGCAAGCAAGTTTGAGGAACTGATTG
Proteins encoded in this region:
- the rnpA gene encoding ribonuclease P protein component — its product is MLATRNRLRTSTDFSTTVRSGVRNGRRNVVLYTAALAADEPSRIGFIVSKSVGNAVVRNLVKRRLREVGALSLQKYGSGFAIVVRALPASAGASFDHLRSDYDAALESNMKRLGSRLPKAASSVSYETTQEGTPRA
- the rpmH gene encoding 50S ribosomal protein L34; this translates as MSKRTFQPNNRRRAKKHGFRLRMRTRAGRAILAARRGKGRTELSA